In one Podarcis muralis chromosome 7, rPodMur119.hap1.1, whole genome shotgun sequence genomic region, the following are encoded:
- the MAG gene encoding myelin-associated glycoprotein isoform X2, translating into MKCFYKALLVSWVLFEGVLAGPWSAWMPEHMSAFEGTCVIIPCRFSYPDELRPSAVHGIWYFNSPYPKNYPPVVYKSRTNIVHESYLGRTRLLGELNFRNCTLQISRLSPELTGKYYFRGDLGGYNQYTYPEHCNLEIINKPTIVSPPEVVEGTEVELRCVVPDNCPDMKPIITWMNHENLAEHSVYAQVEEEGGTWSLVSLLKFMPSRENHGHELGCKVTYSNTTFEFDGFTTLDVKYPPRILQANSSVEVIQGSQVVLVCTVDSSPMALISWLREDEILHEDMAGSLTLHLDNITHLQDGIYTCAAENIYGKDNHSLALAVLYAPWKPVVNASVVAVEGEPVTILCSSQSNPEPMITIFKDKKPMAMGVYQNQVALEFESVTHEDDGEYWCTAENQFGQRSTAFNLTVEFAPLILSDSKCTAARDTVKCICAAKSNPEAVITFELPTRNVTVNETDREFVYSQKTGYIVTSILTLQREVDSQLYIVCSARNFYGTRNQQLQFHHSNSLMWAKVGPVGAVVAFAILIAVVCYVSQTRKKKSMNESSSFMQTENPPVAYSGDYRTPGHLEKSEEICSLESH; encoded by the exons ATGAAGTGCTTCTACAAAGCTCTCCTCGTCTCCTGGGTCCTGTTTGAAG GGGTCCTGGCTGGTCCATGGAGCGCCTGGATGCCCGAGCACATGTCCGCCTTCGAGGGCACCTGCGTCATCATCCCTTGCCGCTTCAGCTACCCTGACGAGCTGCGCCCGTCGGCCGTGCACGGCATCTGGTACTTCAACAGCCCTTACCCCAAGAACTACCCGCCTGTGGTCTACAAATCCCGCACCAACATTGTCCACGAGAGCTACTTGGGGCGCACCCGCCTGCTGGGAGAGCTGAACTTCCGCAACTGCACGCTGCAAATCTCCCGCCTCAGCCCTGAGCTCACCGGCAAATACTACTTCCGCGGGGACTTGGGAGGATACAATCAGTACACGTACCCTGAGCACTGCAACCTGGAGATCATCA ACAAACCCACCATTGTGAGCCCCCCAGAAGTGGTGGAAGGGACCGAAGTGGAGCTGCGCTGCGTGGTGCCAGATAACTGCCCTGACATGAAGCCCATCATCACATGGATGAACCACGAGAACCTCGCTGAGCACTCAGTCTACGCGCAGGTGGAAGAGGAAGGCGGCACCTGGTCCCTCGTCTCCCTGCTCAAATTCATGCCGTCGCGCGAGAACCACGGGCATGAGCTGGGCTGCAAAGTCACCTACTCCAACACCACTTTTGAGTTTGATGGGTTTACTACCTTGGATGTCAAAT ACCCGCCCCGCATTCTGCAGGCGAACTCCTCCGTGGAGGTCATTCAGGGCTCGCAAGTGGTGCTGGTGTGCACCGTGGACAGCAGCCCCATGGCCTTGATCTCGTGGCTCCGAGAAGACGAAATTCTGCACGAGGACATGGCAGGAAGCCTCACGCTCCATCTGGACAACATCACCCACCTGCAGGACGGCATCTATACTTGCGCGGCCGAGAACATTTATGGCAAGGACAACCATTCCCTGGCCTTGGCTGTGCTGT ATGCCCCTTGGAAGCCTGTGGTGAACGCCTCTGTGGTGGCCGTAGAGGGAGAGCCGGTCACCATCCTGTGCAGCTCGCAGAGCAACCCTGAGCCCATGATCACCATCTTCAAGGACAAGAAGCCCATGGCCATGGGCGTCTACCAGAACCAAGTGGCTCTGGAGTTTGAGTCTGTGACGCACGAGGACGACGGGGAATACTGGTGCACGGCAGAGAACCAGTTTGGCCAGCGCAGCACGGCCTTCAACCTCACCGTTGAAT ttGCTCCCCTTATCCTTTCGGACTCCAAGTGCACAGCCGCCCGGGACACCGTGAAGTGCATCTGCGCGGCCAAATCCAACCCGGAGGCTGTGATCACCTTTGAGCTCCCCACGCGCAACGTGACGGTGAACGAGACCGACCGGGAGTTTGTGTACTCGCAGAAGACCGGCTACATTGTCACCAGCATCCTGACCTTGCAGAGGGAGGTGGACTCCCAGCTTTACATTGTCTGCTCAGCCAGGAACTTCTACGGCACCAGGAACCAGCAGCTGCAGTTCCACCACTCCA ATAGTCTGATGTGGGCAAAAGTGGGGCCTGTTGGAGCGGTGGTAGCCTTTGCCATCCTCATAGCGGTCGTGTGTTATGTCAGCCAGACCAGGAAAAA gaAAAGTATGAATGAAAGTTCGAGTTTCATGCAAACAGAAAACCCTCCTGTCGCCTACAGCGGAGACTACAGGACTCCTGGCCATCTGGAGAAATCAGAG GAGATCTgctccctggagagccactga
- the MAG gene encoding myelin-associated glycoprotein isoform X1 codes for MKCFYKALLVSWVLFEGVLAGPWSAWMPEHMSAFEGTCVIIPCRFSYPDELRPSAVHGIWYFNSPYPKNYPPVVYKSRTNIVHESYLGRTRLLGELNFRNCTLQISRLSPELTGKYYFRGDLGGYNQYTYPEHCNLEIINKPTIVSPPEVVEGTEVELRCVVPDNCPDMKPIITWMNHENLAEHSVYAQVEEEGGTWSLVSLLKFMPSRENHGHELGCKVTYSNTTFEFDGFTTLDVKYPPRILQANSSVEVIQGSQVVLVCTVDSSPMALISWLREDEILHEDMAGSLTLHLDNITHLQDGIYTCAAENIYGKDNHSLALAVLYAPWKPVVNASVVAVEGEPVTILCSSQSNPEPMITIFKDKKPMAMGVYQNQVALEFESVTHEDDGEYWCTAENQFGQRSTAFNLTVEFAPLILSDSKCTAARDTVKCICAAKSNPEAVITFELPTRNVTVNETDREFVYSQKTGYIVTSILTLQREVDSQLYIVCSARNFYGTRNQQLQFHHSNSLMWAKVGPVGAVVAFAILIAVVCYVSQTRKKKSMNESSSFMQTENPPVAYSGDYRTPGHLEKSEYGRCDKRLLNKDLGIDYANIDFTKLSTKDSYTLTEELAEYAEIRVK; via the exons ATGAAGTGCTTCTACAAAGCTCTCCTCGTCTCCTGGGTCCTGTTTGAAG GGGTCCTGGCTGGTCCATGGAGCGCCTGGATGCCCGAGCACATGTCCGCCTTCGAGGGCACCTGCGTCATCATCCCTTGCCGCTTCAGCTACCCTGACGAGCTGCGCCCGTCGGCCGTGCACGGCATCTGGTACTTCAACAGCCCTTACCCCAAGAACTACCCGCCTGTGGTCTACAAATCCCGCACCAACATTGTCCACGAGAGCTACTTGGGGCGCACCCGCCTGCTGGGAGAGCTGAACTTCCGCAACTGCACGCTGCAAATCTCCCGCCTCAGCCCTGAGCTCACCGGCAAATACTACTTCCGCGGGGACTTGGGAGGATACAATCAGTACACGTACCCTGAGCACTGCAACCTGGAGATCATCA ACAAACCCACCATTGTGAGCCCCCCAGAAGTGGTGGAAGGGACCGAAGTGGAGCTGCGCTGCGTGGTGCCAGATAACTGCCCTGACATGAAGCCCATCATCACATGGATGAACCACGAGAACCTCGCTGAGCACTCAGTCTACGCGCAGGTGGAAGAGGAAGGCGGCACCTGGTCCCTCGTCTCCCTGCTCAAATTCATGCCGTCGCGCGAGAACCACGGGCATGAGCTGGGCTGCAAAGTCACCTACTCCAACACCACTTTTGAGTTTGATGGGTTTACTACCTTGGATGTCAAAT ACCCGCCCCGCATTCTGCAGGCGAACTCCTCCGTGGAGGTCATTCAGGGCTCGCAAGTGGTGCTGGTGTGCACCGTGGACAGCAGCCCCATGGCCTTGATCTCGTGGCTCCGAGAAGACGAAATTCTGCACGAGGACATGGCAGGAAGCCTCACGCTCCATCTGGACAACATCACCCACCTGCAGGACGGCATCTATACTTGCGCGGCCGAGAACATTTATGGCAAGGACAACCATTCCCTGGCCTTGGCTGTGCTGT ATGCCCCTTGGAAGCCTGTGGTGAACGCCTCTGTGGTGGCCGTAGAGGGAGAGCCGGTCACCATCCTGTGCAGCTCGCAGAGCAACCCTGAGCCCATGATCACCATCTTCAAGGACAAGAAGCCCATGGCCATGGGCGTCTACCAGAACCAAGTGGCTCTGGAGTTTGAGTCTGTGACGCACGAGGACGACGGGGAATACTGGTGCACGGCAGAGAACCAGTTTGGCCAGCGCAGCACGGCCTTCAACCTCACCGTTGAAT ttGCTCCCCTTATCCTTTCGGACTCCAAGTGCACAGCCGCCCGGGACACCGTGAAGTGCATCTGCGCGGCCAAATCCAACCCGGAGGCTGTGATCACCTTTGAGCTCCCCACGCGCAACGTGACGGTGAACGAGACCGACCGGGAGTTTGTGTACTCGCAGAAGACCGGCTACATTGTCACCAGCATCCTGACCTTGCAGAGGGAGGTGGACTCCCAGCTTTACATTGTCTGCTCAGCCAGGAACTTCTACGGCACCAGGAACCAGCAGCTGCAGTTCCACCACTCCA ATAGTCTGATGTGGGCAAAAGTGGGGCCTGTTGGAGCGGTGGTAGCCTTTGCCATCCTCATAGCGGTCGTGTGTTATGTCAGCCAGACCAGGAAAAA gaAAAGTATGAATGAAAGTTCGAGTTTCATGCAAACAGAAAACCCTCCTGTCGCCTACAGCGGAGACTACAGGACTCCTGGCCATCTGGAGAAATCAGAG